The following proteins are co-located in the Pontiella desulfatans genome:
- a CDS encoding PAS domain S-box protein, translating into MKRGATTLLWMIVVAALVVTGVLVYLEMPKEQPKLELTRKEFTWLQENAENIRLAPLPDSRPVDFIDDKGRHAGLTADYLRLIENKLGLRFRIVQCENWAEILEKLRNQEIDLVGSVQNTPERQGFLRFTEPYFRLPTVILTRQDWSEEFNIDNLQGMPVVVVEGSAIHGHVAKLHPEYNLVPVKDAGSGFRMVSFSEADAMVADLGVASHYIDTYAIANLRVAGDIDYPWDLCLASRKDWPLLNSILNKALAHITLEQRRAIKKQWITLDDTVRIPREDYLKVVGGILIVTLLAIGSVMFWNQTLRKQVTHRTEELGQVRQSHAQATRALGESEERFRALVESSSDMIWEMDFFGSYLYVSPRVREILGYTPEELIGKSSFSFMDKEESARNLAALRTSTVNYTFDCEINTFIHKNGQKVILESSGRAFANNKGEVAGFRGVARNITERIENEGALRRSEERFRNLVETSSDWIWEVDNAGNYTYASPQVETLLGFAPNELIGRHFTENMPPQDAESSRSQFAGIVARGGAIHASVSTNRHKDGRTVMLETSAVPFYDKDWNIQGYRGIVRDITDRVAFEKELEFERNLFRTFMEHAPDLIYFKDAKGRFIEVNSAKAKEVQLSPEDLIGHTDFDYLPQEQAQVRLEDEREVMRTRKPLQKEELATTPSGDCWYLTTKVPHHDGEGNVVGTFGTSWNITYRKLAEEQLRQLRALLSNTIDSMPSILVGVDSGGTVIQWNRQAVSITGIQPVDAIGRPLREAFPGLVKEMVKVERALRERAPQQEERIRIQENGRTRYNDITVFPLLDGETEGAVIRVDDVTDRVMIEDSIRNIVEGVAAVGRRFFKSMVDQLAKTLDADFTFISEFIGEERTAMRTIAVSDRAQTGANFEFDLANTPCELVLKGDSCLYIERAQERYPDTQMLHNLDIDGYIGIPLVDSEENALGMMVAMYRKPVEQVEFATSIMQVFAGRTAAELERLQATKELVALQNLMENIINSMPSIIVGVDADRRVMQWNHQAESLSGMDAARAHGQPLDRVFPDLGNEMNRVLETMGSHGVQHHERIHCSMKGEPHMVDVTIYPITTDGSEGAVIRIDDVTDRVRIEEMMIQSEKMMSVGGLAAGMAHEINNPLAGILQNLQVMRNRVTHNTDRNMDAARDAGTSLEAIQNYMEARGLLKMMESISEAGRRAAKIVDNMLSFSRKDEAHFAPNDLEEIIERSIELASNDYNLKKRFDFRHIRIDRDFDELEPIPCEGSQVQQVMLNLLSNSAQAMAARPDEAPEPRIVVRLKKEKDMALIEVEDNGPGMDEETRKRAFEPFFTTKEVGHGTGLGLSVSYFIITENHGGTMNVHSAPGRGARFSIRIPYEHRMERWGLRL; encoded by the coding sequence ATGAAACGGGGAGCCACAACCCTTTTATGGATGATTGTCGTCGCGGCACTGGTCGTGACGGGCGTGCTCGTCTATCTGGAAATGCCGAAGGAGCAACCGAAGCTCGAACTCACCCGCAAGGAGTTCACCTGGCTGCAGGAAAATGCCGAAAACATCCGCCTTGCCCCGTTGCCTGATTCCCGGCCGGTCGATTTCATCGACGATAAAGGACGGCACGCCGGGCTGACGGCCGACTACCTCCGGCTGATCGAAAACAAGCTGGGGCTCCGCTTCAGGATTGTCCAGTGCGAAAACTGGGCCGAGATCCTCGAAAAACTGCGCAATCAGGAGATCGATCTGGTTGGCTCCGTGCAGAACACGCCCGAACGGCAGGGTTTCCTGCGCTTCACCGAGCCCTATTTCCGCCTGCCGACCGTCATCCTGACCCGCCAGGACTGGAGCGAGGAATTCAACATCGACAACCTGCAGGGCATGCCGGTGGTGGTGGTGGAAGGTTCGGCGATCCACGGGCACGTCGCCAAGCTCCACCCGGAATACAACCTGGTTCCGGTCAAGGATGCCGGCTCGGGGTTCCGGATGGTTTCGTTCAGCGAAGCCGACGCGATGGTGGCCGACCTGGGCGTGGCCTCGCACTATATCGACACCTATGCCATCGCCAACCTGCGGGTCGCCGGCGATATCGACTATCCGTGGGATCTTTGCCTGGCCTCGCGCAAGGATTGGCCCCTGCTCAACTCCATTCTCAACAAGGCGCTGGCGCACATCACCCTCGAGCAGCGGCGCGCCATCAAAAAGCAGTGGATCACCCTCGACGACACGGTACGCATTCCGCGCGAAGATTATCTGAAGGTGGTCGGAGGCATCCTGATTGTCACCTTGCTGGCGATTGGCTCGGTGATGTTCTGGAACCAGACCCTGCGCAAGCAGGTGACCCACCGCACCGAGGAGCTGGGGCAGGTCCGCCAGAGCCACGCGCAGGCCACACGCGCGCTCGGCGAAAGCGAAGAGCGCTTCCGGGCCCTAGTGGAATCGTCGAGCGACATGATCTGGGAAATGGATTTTTTCGGCAGCTATCTTTATGTGAGCCCGCGTGTGCGCGAAATCCTCGGCTACACCCCCGAGGAGCTGATTGGCAAGAGCTCGTTTTCGTTCATGGACAAGGAGGAATCCGCCCGCAACCTGGCCGCCTTGCGAACGAGTACCGTCAACTACACCTTCGACTGTGAAATCAACACCTTCATCCATAAGAACGGGCAAAAGGTGATCCTCGAATCGAGCGGCCGGGCCTTTGCAAACAACAAGGGCGAAGTGGCCGGTTTCCGGGGCGTGGCGCGCAACATCACCGAGCGCATCGAAAACGAGGGCGCCCTGCGGCGTTCGGAGGAGCGGTTCCGCAACCTGGTGGAAACCTCTTCCGACTGGATCTGGGAGGTCGATAACGCCGGCAACTACACCTATGCCAGCCCGCAGGTCGAAACCCTGCTGGGCTTTGCGCCGAACGAGCTGATCGGCCGCCACTTCACGGAAAACATGCCCCCGCAGGATGCCGAATCATCCCGGTCGCAGTTTGCCGGGATCGTTGCCCGGGGCGGGGCCATCCATGCCAGCGTTTCCACCAACCGGCACAAGGACGGGCGAACGGTTATGCTGGAGACGAGCGCGGTGCCGTTCTACGACAAGGATTGGAACATCCAGGGTTACCGCGGCATTGTCCGCGACATCACCGACCGCGTCGCTTTCGAGAAGGAGCTCGAATTCGAGCGCAACCTCTTCCGCACCTTCATGGAACATGCGCCCGACCTGATCTATTTCAAGGACGCGAAGGGGCGCTTCATCGAGGTTAACTCCGCCAAGGCCAAGGAAGTGCAACTCAGCCCCGAGGATTTGATCGGCCATACCGATTTCGACTATCTTCCGCAGGAACAGGCGCAGGTGCGGCTGGAGGATGAACGGGAGGTCATGCGGACCCGCAAGCCGCTCCAGAAGGAGGAGCTTGCCACCACACCCAGCGGGGATTGCTGGTATCTCACAACCAAGGTGCCGCACCATGACGGGGAAGGAAACGTGGTTGGCACGTTCGGCACCTCCTGGAACATTACCTACCGCAAACTGGCCGAAGAACAGCTCCGCCAGCTCCGCGCCCTGCTCAGCAACACGATTGACTCCATGCCCTCCATCCTGGTCGGGGTCGATTCGGGAGGCACGGTGATCCAATGGAACCGTCAGGCGGTATCGATTACCGGAATTCAACCGGTCGATGCCATCGGGAGGCCCCTGCGCGAGGCCTTCCCCGGCTTGGTCAAGGAAATGGTCAAGGTGGAACGGGCCCTGCGCGAGCGAGCGCCGCAACAGGAGGAACGCATCCGCATCCAGGAGAACGGGCGCACCCGCTACAACGATATCACCGTATTCCCCCTGCTCGACGGCGAAACCGAGGGCGCCGTCATCCGAGTCGACGACGTGACCGACCGCGTCATGATCGAAGACAGCATCCGAAACATTGTCGAGGGGGTCGCCGCCGTTGGCCGCCGCTTCTTCAAATCGATGGTCGACCAGCTGGCCAAGACCCTCGATGCCGATTTTACCTTCATCAGCGAATTCATCGGCGAAGAACGGACGGCCATGCGCACCATCGCGGTTTCCGACAGGGCGCAAACGGGCGCGAACTTCGAGTTCGATCTCGCCAACACCCCTTGCGAGCTCGTGCTGAAGGGCGATTCGTGCCTCTATATCGAACGGGCGCAGGAGCGCTATCCCGACACCCAGATGCTGCATAACCTGGACATTGATGGATACATCGGCATCCCGCTGGTCGATTCCGAGGAGAATGCGCTGGGAATGATGGTGGCCATGTATCGCAAACCGGTGGAACAGGTTGAGTTCGCCACTTCGATCATGCAGGTTTTCGCCGGGCGCACCGCGGCCGAGCTGGAGCGCCTCCAGGCAACAAAGGAACTCGTTGCGCTGCAGAACCTGATGGAAAACATCATCAACTCCATGCCTTCGATCATTGTCGGTGTGGACGCGGATCGCCGCGTGATGCAATGGAACCACCAAGCCGAAAGCCTTTCCGGAATGGATGCGGCGCGGGCGCACGGCCAACCCCTCGACCGCGTTTTCCCCGACCTCGGCAACGAAATGAACCGCGTGCTCGAAACCATGGGCTCCCACGGTGTGCAGCACCACGAGCGGATCCACTGCTCCATGAAGGGCGAGCCGCACATGGTCGATGTCACGATCTATCCGATTACCACCGATGGTTCGGAAGGCGCCGTGATCCGGATCGACGATGTGACCGACCGCGTGCGCATCGAGGAAATGATGATCCAATCGGAAAAGATGATGTCGGTCGGCGGCCTGGCGGCCGGCATGGCACACGAGATCAACAATCCGTTGGCGGGCATCCTCCAGAACCTGCAGGTGATGCGCAACCGGGTGACGCACAACACCGACCGCAATATGGACGCGGCGCGGGATGCAGGCACATCGCTCGAAGCCATCCAGAACTATATGGAGGCGCGCGGCTTGCTGAAGATGATGGAATCCATCTCCGAGGCCGGACGGCGTGCCGCCAAGATTGTCGACAACATGCTCAGCTTTAGCCGCAAGGACGAGGCGCACTTTGCCCCGAACGATCTCGAGGAGATCATCGAGCGGAGCATCGAGCTGGCCTCGAACGACTACAACCTGAAAAAACGGTTCGATTTCAGGCATATCCGCATCGATCGGGATTTCGATGAGCTCGAACCCATCCCGTGCGAGGGCAGCCAGGTGCAGCAGGTGATGCTCAACCTGCTGTCGAACAGCGCCCAGGCCATGGCCGCCCGCCCGGATGAGGCCCCGGAACCCCGGATTGTGGTTCGGTTGAAAAAAGAGAAGGACATGGCGCTGATCGAGGTGGAGGACAACGGCCCCGGCATGGATGAGGAAACCCGCAAGCGCGCATTCGAGCCGTTCTTCACCACCAAGGAGGTGGGGCACGGTACTGGATTGGGCTTGTCGGTCTCCTATTTCATCATCACCGAAAACCACGGCGGAACCATGAATGTGCACTCCGCCCCGGGCCGCGGCGCCCGTTTCAGCATCCGGATTCCGTATGAACACCGCATGGAACGTTGGGGGTTGCGCCTGTGA
- a CDS encoding glycosyltransferase family 2 protein — MPDSVAIIMRAKDEMPYVRQALDMLKRQTFTDFELCAVDSGSTDGTLEELETHCGNLVRIAPGDYAPGKVLNDAIARTSSGIVVFLNADAVPQSDDWLERLLAPLHEGRADATFSKQVARADARFIVAYDYERAYNPARIEPGFFSAVACAFRRGLWEKHRFREEGYAEDVAWAKACVADGARFQLLGDSVVEHSHNYSLKGLFEKRRRQAVTFNEVPNLGKQVAKCFRELVRDLLHATRKLKLHTVPYNLAYRITIHRAIHQGHKHR, encoded by the coding sequence ATGCCCGACTCCGTAGCCATCATCATGCGCGCAAAGGACGAAATGCCGTATGTCCGGCAGGCCCTGGACATGCTCAAGCGGCAAACCTTCACCGATTTCGAACTCTGCGCCGTTGATTCGGGCTCCACCGACGGAACGCTCGAGGAACTCGAAACCCATTGCGGAAACCTTGTCCGTATTGCCCCGGGCGACTATGCCCCGGGAAAAGTGCTCAACGACGCCATTGCGCGAACCTCGTCGGGCATCGTTGTTTTCCTGAATGCCGATGCCGTTCCCCAATCCGACGATTGGCTCGAACGCCTGCTGGCCCCGTTGCACGAAGGCCGGGCCGATGCCACCTTCAGCAAGCAGGTTGCCCGGGCCGATGCACGGTTCATTGTGGCCTACGACTATGAGCGGGCCTACAACCCGGCCAGGATCGAACCCGGCTTCTTCTCCGCCGTCGCCTGTGCGTTCCGGCGCGGGCTTTGGGAAAAGCACCGGTTCCGGGAGGAGGGCTACGCCGAAGACGTTGCCTGGGCGAAGGCATGTGTTGCCGATGGCGCCCGGTTCCAGCTATTGGGAGATTCGGTGGTCGAGCACTCGCACAACTACTCCCTCAAGGGTTTGTTTGAAAAGCGGCGCCGCCAGGCGGTCACCTTCAACGAGGTGCCGAACCTCGGCAAACAGGTTGCGAAGTGCTTCCGGGAACTTGTCCGCGACCTGCTCCATGCCACCCGGAAACTCAAGCTCCACACCGTCCCCTACAACCTCGCCTACCGCATCACCATCCACCGCGCAATCCACCAAGGGCACAAGCACCGATGA
- a CDS encoding response regulator has protein sequence MADYSSIRVLVIDDEPAICSSLSAFLEDYGFRASTAESAEEALDLMKSNVYDVCIVDMRLPGMSGEDMIIQARERYPEQRHIIYTGSISYNLSEKLKELGMRPEHVFLKPVRVLSLLVKCIKELAPDTQAK, from the coding sequence ATGGCTGACTACTCTTCAATACGTGTTCTGGTGATCGATGACGAGCCGGCGATCTGCTCCAGCTTGTCCGCCTTTCTCGAGGACTATGGTTTCCGCGCATCCACGGCGGAAAGTGCCGAGGAAGCTCTCGACCTGATGAAAAGCAACGTCTACGACGTCTGCATCGTCGATATGCGCCTGCCGGGCATGAGCGGGGAAGACATGATCATCCAGGCGCGCGAGCGCTACCCGGAGCAACGCCACATCATCTATACCGGTTCGATCTCCTACAACCTTTCCGAAAAACTCAAGGAGCTGGGCATGCGCCCGGAGCACGTCTTCCTGAAGCCGGTCCGCGTACTCTCCCTGCTCGTCAAATGCATCAAGGAACTCGCGCCCGACACCCAGGCGAAATGA
- a CDS encoding glycosyltransferase family 4 protein, translating to MRIGFSTFVLDGGQTGVATYICELLRFLQLEDTENTYDLLMAQRDADLVPLTNPNFSKTVVPSIIGQPLVNLVWHNTALAAAGRKLDVLHVPSARRVPLVKGTKVVATVHDLAAFAVEAKYDPARMLFNRKLVPAMIRNADHVITVSEFTKSDIVKHVGYPEERISVIYSGINRDLFQPVAAEEARDRLQVLHGLDKPFFVYVSRLEHPAKNHVRLIEAFERFKLQNDSSHQLVLAGADWNGADAIKARAAESPVKDDIVFLGFVPVKSLPLLYSGCDLMVFPSLFEGFGFPIVEALACGAPVACSNTSSMKEIAGDLLPTFDPTDPEALFRSMERTVAQGWSPEMRTRGTDYALTFDWRKTAERVLEVYRSLT from the coding sequence ATGAGGATCGGTTTTTCGACATTTGTATTGGATGGGGGGCAGACGGGGGTTGCGACGTATATCTGTGAGCTGTTGCGCTTTCTGCAATTGGAGGATACGGAAAACACGTATGACCTGCTGATGGCACAGAGGGATGCCGACCTGGTTCCGCTCACAAATCCCAACTTCAGCAAAACGGTGGTTCCCTCGATCATCGGCCAGCCGCTGGTCAACCTGGTTTGGCACAACACGGCGTTGGCGGCGGCGGGCAGGAAGCTCGATGTCCTGCACGTCCCGAGCGCGCGGCGCGTCCCGCTGGTGAAGGGCACCAAGGTGGTGGCTACGGTGCACGACCTGGCGGCGTTTGCGGTGGAGGCGAAATACGATCCTGCCCGCATGCTCTTCAACCGCAAGCTCGTGCCGGCCATGATCCGCAACGCCGACCACGTCATCACCGTGAGCGAATTCACTAAAAGCGACATCGTGAAACATGTCGGCTATCCCGAGGAGCGCATCTCGGTGATCTATTCGGGCATCAACCGCGACCTGTTCCAGCCGGTTGCGGCCGAAGAGGCGCGCGACAGGCTGCAGGTGCTCCACGGATTGGATAAACCGTTCTTCGTCTATGTTTCGCGGCTGGAGCACCCGGCCAAGAACCACGTCCGGCTGATCGAAGCCTTCGAACGCTTCAAGTTGCAGAACGACAGTTCGCACCAGCTGGTGCTGGCGGGGGCCGACTGGAACGGGGCGGATGCCATCAAGGCGCGGGCGGCGGAGAGCCCGGTGAAGGACGACATCGTGTTCCTCGGCTTCGTTCCGGTTAAATCGCTCCCCCTGCTCTACTCCGGGTGCGACCTGATGGTCTTCCCCTCGTTGTTCGAGGGTTTCGGGTTCCCGATCGTGGAAGCGCTGGCCTGTGGCGCGCCGGTGGCGTGCTCGAACACGTCCTCGATGAAGGAGATTGCCGGCGACCTCCTCCCTACCTTCGACCCAACCGATCCGGAGGCGCTATTCCGGAGCATGGAACGAACGGTTGCACAAGGCTGGAGCCCCGAAATGCGGACTCGCGGCACGGATTATGCTCTTACGTTCGATTGGCGGAAAACCGCCGAACGTGTTTTGGAGGTATATCGGTCGCTGACCTGA
- a CDS encoding response regulator: MTPEQPQTKVLVIEDEAPVRDSFHNFLEDQGYAVFEATNGREGIEQFDQCQPDVVLIDLRMPVMNGQQVLERLAPKAPDTPLIIISGTGHIGDTIEALHLGAWDYLLKPVADLDMLDHAITAALERARLIAENREYQKGLEIRVEERTRELNAKVEELTRFNRMAVGRERRIIELKRQINNLQVELGREPQYKSPQIIDEDPSLLD; this comes from the coding sequence ATGACCCCGGAACAACCACAGACCAAAGTGCTGGTGATCGAAGACGAAGCCCCCGTCCGCGATAGTTTCCACAATTTCCTCGAAGACCAGGGCTATGCCGTTTTCGAGGCAACCAATGGGCGCGAAGGAATCGAACAGTTCGACCAATGCCAGCCCGACGTCGTTTTGATCGACCTGCGCATGCCGGTCATGAACGGGCAGCAGGTGCTTGAACGGCTGGCCCCGAAAGCTCCGGACACCCCCCTGATCATTATCTCCGGCACCGGGCACATCGGCGATACCATCGAGGCGCTGCACCTCGGTGCGTGGGACTACCTGCTCAAACCGGTGGCCGATCTCGACATGCTCGACCACGCCATTACGGCGGCGCTCGAGCGCGCCCGGCTGATCGCGGAAAACCGCGAATACCAAAAAGGGCTCGAAATACGGGTTGAGGAGCGTACACGCGAACTGAACGCGAAGGTGGAGGAACTGACCCGCTTCAACCGCATGGCGGTGGGGCGCGAACGGCGCATCATCGAGCTCAAACGGCAAATCAACAACCTGCAGGTTGAACTCGGGCGGGAGCCCCAATACAAGTCGCCGCAAATCATCGACGAAGATCCCTCCCTGCTCGACTAG
- a CDS encoding response regulator: MNDYSNIRVLVVDDEPGIRDSLSAFLDDYGFDAMGCGSTEEARDLMIENTFDVCVVDLRLPGLSGEDLILLASKRFPSQRYIIHTGSISYNLPQELRAIGMRPEHVFHKPVRVLSMLVKRIKELAENPAAQLPLPKLQQAE; the protein is encoded by the coding sequence ATGAACGACTATTCAAACATACGGGTGCTGGTGGTGGACGATGAGCCGGGCATTCGCGATAGCCTGTCCGCCTTCCTGGACGATTATGGCTTCGATGCCATGGGCTGCGGAAGCACCGAGGAGGCGCGCGATCTGATGATCGAGAATACCTTCGATGTCTGCGTGGTAGACCTTCGCCTGCCGGGCCTGAGCGGCGAGGATTTGATCCTGCTGGCCAGCAAACGCTTCCCCAGCCAGCGCTACATCATCCATACCGGTTCGATTTCCTATAATCTTCCCCAAGAGCTCCGGGCCATCGGCATGAGGCCGGAACATGTGTTCCACAAACCGGTGCGGGTCTTGAGCATGCTGGTGAAGCGCATCAAGGAGCTGGCTGAAAACCCTGCGGCCCAACTGCCTTTGCCCAAACTCCAGCAAGCCGAATAG